Genomic segment of Desulfovulcanus ferrireducens:
ATTTAATATCCTTTACCAATATGAAGTTAATTTCCAACCCATTATTTTTCCTAAAGATTATCTCGCCTCTCTTGAGTCGTCTAACTTGTCTCCTAATCTACAGTCCTTGGCTAAACGCTTAGATATAGAACAAAAAATTTTAAAAAAAGCTATAAAACAAGAGTTTCGACCTGAAATGATAAAATTTTTATAATTATCATACTAAAAAAATAAATACTTGAATGGAAAATAGCAATGAAATTTGTCAGCCCTGTTTCTTATAAAAAAGATGAGACATATTATTCAAACAATCGCACGGATATCCCATCCATGTTAACTGGTAATCCGCAAAAAATTTTAGAGATTGGTTGTGGAGAAGGAAAGATGGGTGAACTAATAAAGCAAAGATATGAGTGTGAATACATAGGAGTTGAAATAAATTGTAGTGCGGCCCACAAAGCGGAGAAAAAATTGGATCGGGTGATTATTGCTGATGTAGAAAAAATAAATCTAACAGATTATGATATTACTGAGCAATACTTTGATTATATAATTTATGGAGATGTATTAGAACACTTATACGATCCATGGACAACTCTTTATAAACATACACAATTATTAAAAGATAACGGATACGTTATTGCCAGCATCCCAAACATTAGAAACCTAGAAATAATTGAATCGTTAATTAATGGAAACTGGACATATAAAGATAAGGGTATTCTAGACTCTACTCATTTAAGATTTTTCACATTACAAGAAATAAAAAATATGTTTGCTAATTGCGGTTATAAAATAGTGGATATTAAATACCTCCGTGACAAACCGTTTGATCCTAATAAAATAGAAGGATTAATAAATATCGACCTGCCTAAAGTTACAATTAAAAATGTCTCAAAGGAAGAAGCACTAGAATTTTTGAGCGTACAGTTTGTTATAAAGGCTCAAAAGGTAATCGCTCCAGAAACAACAAAGAGTTTTAAATGCTCCATCATTATTCCTGTCTGTAACAGACTCGGATATACCAAGCAATGTCTTGATGGCCTTATTAAAAATACCCCAGAGGATCTTTATGAAGTCATCATCGTGGATAATGCCTCTAGAAAAGAAACTAAGGAATTTCTAAAATGTCTAGAAGGCGATGTAAAGATAATCACCAATACAGAAAACCTTGGTTTTACAAAGGCTTGTAACCAAGGGGCCAAGGTAGCCTCCGGGGAATATTTAGTCTTTCTAAGTAACAGCACAATACCTCAACCTGGTTGGCTTGAAGAGATGATCCAACTAGCTGAAAGCGATGAAAAAATTGGGGTTGTAGGGAGCAAACTACTGTATCCAAACGGTACAATACATCATGCCGGAGTCGTAATGGATAAAAACAAGCTCCCATCTTCCTTGAACGAAGGATGCCCTGCTAATATCCCCGAAGCCAGCAAACAAAAAGACTATCAAATTGTCACTGCAGCTTGTATGTTAATTAAGCGCAAGCTATTTTTTGATGTTGGGTGCTTTGATGAAAGGCATGTAAGTGGTTTTAAAGAGGCGGATCTTTGTCAGAGGGTTGGCAAGAAAGGGAAAAGGGTGGTTTACAGTCCAAAGAGTATTCTAATTTATTATGATTTTAAAAAGAGGGCTAGCAACCAAAAGGGATAAAATTTAAAAAACGTCCTCCCTTGGATAGATAAAAAATAAAATCAAGCAAAATGATAAAAATACTTTCTCTGAAAGCGAATCGAGAGAATGGTTACCCCTACTCACAATTTGAAG
This window contains:
- a CDS encoding glycosyltransferase, which gives rise to MKFVSPVSYKKDETYYSNNRTDIPSMLTGNPQKILEIGCGEGKMGELIKQRYECEYIGVEINCSAAHKAEKKLDRVIIADVEKINLTDYDITEQYFDYIIYGDVLEHLYDPWTTLYKHTQLLKDNGYVIASIPNIRNLEIIESLINGNWTYKDKGILDSTHLRFFTLQEIKNMFANCGYKIVDIKYLRDKPFDPNKIEGLINIDLPKVTIKNVSKEEALEFLSVQFVIKAQKVIAPETTKSFKCSIIIPVCNRLGYTKQCLDGLIKNTPEDLYEVIIVDNASRKETKEFLKCLEGDVKIITNTENLGFTKACNQGAKVASGEYLVFLSNSTIPQPGWLEEMIQLAESDEKIGVVGSKLLYPNGTIHHAGVVMDKNKLPSSLNEGCPANIPEASKQKDYQIVTAACMLIKRKLFFDVGCFDERHVSGFKEADLCQRVGKKGKRVVYSPKSILIYYDFKKRASNQKG